The following are encoded in a window of Mycoplasma anserisalpingitidis genomic DNA:
- a CDS encoding MGA_1079 family surface serine endopeptidase produces MNKRKKVIAITSITATTTILASAIGASLLFNKNNNLEENNKKTKILNEFKNLLNNIDKNNLLEYKLITNNLPNNLVFINETIELSQEFINNFNEKEMILLKNEFIDLVNEIKEKTININLLFANLENLKESKDIFSEYNSELSLIIQKNNKSLNELVNIQELDKFLDKLSKIYTQKQESKKIIFDEILAKEVSTKIQNIIENNSNNNLYHEVLKKLDYLKDDIQNKKLNNNTFNDTFNFLNNQLIILQETFKTYELKINNLINKIMILIQKINNDEETKDIQKLVSEIKLNNQTSLDNLENILQILIKHKDKLEDILSYNENNNDKNSLEIELVKGKFNELLSKIETDLIVNNFEIFRDVNSQKSNLIKLLNNSINSLNLSIDDFTELELEFNNLVIKTNQINEMWTKEVEKFNNLILKINQLKEVFNNQEELKKLEEFLNISWTKNNLIDEIVTKNTQISTIISEIEQKNNQNIELYIIKLKQHLSNLQSLLQDYHSIEQVKNKLLEIINQVSKKIQDKSFSYRNISDLDEYINNNLSTINQIVIDTIEELKIDLYKQINDKDFISQNYKNSFRNQINNIDNFNELITFFEKTIELIDGKVNYIVKLLTNQINDNKFKFLDFSNNAKEFNKIVESIKNRNLIYNNEIKEYIFNYYSEDFESNAVKFLSLYEKLDGEKIFNNKILSLDTSLEEVKISSELKALIIDKISLLSNIEEFENYLNEINTQIRSQKKLIVLINDVEDFINSNEFNNYSIDSKYEFINSWKALNPFINNKFDKFFSQSEIEDLNNQIESLKNNLIPNDEQELIDEKNRVKNLIKNLNYINNKDSKYSYLDSLTSISQITSYYENLINENNEISDQIYAEKLTNSMNISINPKLELAKLTNHLSSLSINKNNINLFLDINLGNDNLEQLIKEDKLFLTLDEQNKNKLLISYNSINPETKSEIQVSKSLIFTNDVGSIISDTINEITSKTLDDYFEYDSSKFVSLDKKNINIKWFKPKNKLINNFFTLEIKDNDFSYVSKLGKKYLVVNSQLKWNDQILSEIKLTSKEIIYEKSLDPIDLNLTASNYYNQTSYSLNEYQKVNFSLFKEIYDSNLSVFGVLDNNDNYFNFPKNLTDPNPKGFDRVKVIRNILTNLIDFNHEKYKLNKLYNYSIDNEKGFIFAEYEFTDKLTNEIFYANYYFSNLSIANSKQDLEDFNFIQGIFEQTKNGTNHSNKTTNSNIWKELNILDKTVTHSNFIASEYKKVFNEVYHLPKKGRYSIVLVDDIDNNYSNINGWAKFKIGIAKDNQLINDPNLQTSIYLNFFKPVTFNDYLPHDSNLTVADFSNLNREKEFEKNAYLAEVNKINSRNFTLKKMDGYSVIDLDLLDYEKSYSQLNYLLQIGVSSTTQNDNSFGGDFNNSEKNSPNIQDSFINKEYNIFNPIDLESQISNEKLNEIKNKFFIYYVDVVTSSSIRFAEKDKVTFKLGFINKEDPTYRFVSETNITLFNLKNELKEEFYPKVAINNIPSNFVSLQENSFGIKIKASSYKEQFDNQNQILQKIIVNDNLVYSPLTGVVRFKANSHVGSWKLLRKENFSVAEIIEVDDFNGTALVKLKYIDPEFNYEVISDVLYLVEGFEKDKNATQIDKSDKISYIDSVMQQNNLKQIIAPNNLVMRKREVEMNLNDALWEISQNNASWKLKSKYYNDILNNPNNTNKKIILTLFAGNASWDPNRFNRLTGQDARKIVIDFEQLKSDGKITYQIDDNVTYKNSNVNIDLNSTVTYTLNVTLESLGIKFDLELNDKNQKIITEDIVKNLNAHAFERIEATQDNIFDNSRAFYVDNYAAKIAIYYENNEIFEHFTQNPTNLFSYKKMTYNQENTPIIWYDQKNLDDLFEYNPNQNVIFNLNNGYKFNTEIINFANKNNSSIKNLMARSVAFNRGGASMLAKVNEDPDDGKFYLITNNHVIGISSNVNDSPSNKPTNLLITRSGFNYANNVDAGFGYWSGLYADTTNATVVWTGKNVTDQKNNDGVSKAADADITIFTIDINELIEKFYRNGRIESALWYENWKKLEGVKLSKRKYQLYTANIDRKLSLINNHVDQLLWNGFPYGKQSGYIINRHDPLNDTGSNFSKQGKFMPTYYNAGNSGTGVFDQNNFYITTINSGAPLKFLHAPNYYTNNVNYLGISNSFDELLDLPNTGSFAHNVIKNMMAKPHEFELPWFIKNN; encoded by the coding sequence ATGAATAAAAGAAAAAAAGTAATTGCAATAACTTCTATAACTGCAACAACAACAATCCTCGCTTCTGCTATAGGCGCTTCTTTATTATTTAACAAAAACAATAATTTAGAAGAAAATAATAAAAAAACTAAAATATTAAATGAATTCAAAAATTTATTAAATAATATTGACAAAAATAATTTACTTGAATATAAATTAATAACAAATAATTTGCCAAATAATTTAGTTTTTATAAATGAAACCATTGAATTAAGTCAAGAATTCATTAATAATTTCAATGAAAAAGAAATGATCTTATTAAAAAATGAGTTTATTGATTTAGTTAATGAAATCAAGGAAAAAACTATTAACATAAATTTACTCTTTGCTAACTTAGAAAATCTTAAAGAGTCAAAAGATATTTTCTCTGAATATAATTCTGAGTTATCTTTAATTATTCAGAAAAATAACAAAAGCTTGAATGAATTGGTAAATATTCAAGAATTAGATAAATTTTTAGATAAGCTGTCAAAAATATATACTCAAAAACAAGAATCTAAAAAAATAATCTTTGATGAGATTCTTGCTAAAGAAGTAAGCACAAAAATTCAAAATATTATTGAAAATAACTCAAATAATAATCTATATCATGAAGTGTTAAAAAAACTAGATTATTTGAAAGATGATATTCAAAACAAGAAATTAAACAACAACACTTTTAATGATACTTTTAACTTTCTAAACAATCAATTAATAATATTGCAAGAAACATTCAAAACTTATGAATTAAAAATAAATAATTTAATAAATAAAATAATGATATTGATACAAAAAATAAACAATGATGAAGAAACTAAAGATATACAAAAATTAGTTAGTGAAATTAAATTAAATAACCAAACTAGTTTAGATAATTTGGAAAATATACTTCAAATTCTTATAAAACATAAAGATAAATTAGAAGATATTTTAAGTTATAATGAAAATAATAATGACAAAAACTCTTTGGAAATAGAATTAGTTAAAGGTAAATTTAATGAACTATTATCAAAGATAGAAACAGATTTGATTGTAAATAATTTCGAAATATTTAGAGACGTAAATAGCCAGAAAAGCAATTTAATTAAGCTTTTAAATAACTCAATCAATTCCTTGAATTTAAGCATCGATGATTTTACTGAATTAGAGCTAGAATTTAATAATTTAGTTATTAAAACTAATCAAATTAATGAAATGTGAACTAAAGAAGTAGAAAAATTTAACAATTTAATTTTAAAAATTAATCAATTAAAAGAAGTTTTCAATAACCAAGAAGAACTCAAAAAACTTGAAGAATTTCTAAATATTTCATGAACAAAAAATAACTTAATTGATGAAATTGTCACAAAAAATACACAAATAAGCACAATAATAAGTGAAATTGAACAAAAGAATAATCAAAATATTGAACTTTATATTATTAAGCTAAAACAACATTTATCTAATTTACAGAGTTTATTGCAGGATTATCACTCTATTGAACAAGTAAAAAACAAACTATTAGAAATTATTAATCAAGTTAGTAAGAAAATTCAAGATAAATCATTTTCTTATCGGAATATTTCTGATTTAGACGAATATATCAATAATAATTTATCAACAATAAATCAAATTGTAATAGACACTATTGAAGAACTTAAAATTGATTTGTATAAACAAATAAATGATAAAGATTTCATAAGTCAAAACTATAAAAATAGTTTTAGAAATCAAATAAATAATATTGATAATTTTAATGAATTGATTACTTTTTTTGAAAAAACTATTGAACTAATTGATGGAAAAGTTAATTATATAGTTAAATTATTAACTAATCAAATCAATGACAATAAATTTAAATTTCTAGATTTTTCAAATAATGCAAAAGAATTTAATAAAATAGTCGAATCTATAAAGAATAGAAACTTAATTTATAATAACGAAATTAAAGAATATATATTTAACTATTATTCTGAAGATTTCGAAAGTAATGCAGTAAAATTTTTATCGCTTTATGAAAAATTAGATGGCGAAAAAATATTTAACAATAAAATTTTAAGCTTAGACACTTCCTTAGAAGAAGTTAAAATATCCTCTGAATTAAAGGCGTTAATCATTGATAAAATTAGTTTATTATCAAATATAGAAGAATTCGAAAATTATCTAAATGAAATTAATACTCAGATTCGCAGTCAAAAAAAATTAATTGTTTTAATTAATGATGTTGAAGATTTTATTAACTCAAATGAGTTTAATAATTACAGTATCGATTCAAAATATGAATTCATTAATTCTTGAAAAGCGTTAAATCCTTTTATAAATAACAAATTTGATAAATTTTTTAGTCAAAGTGAAATAGAAGATTTAAATAATCAAATTGAATCATTAAAAAACAATTTAATTCCTAACGATGAACAAGAATTAATTGATGAGAAAAACAGAGTTAAAAATTTAATAAAAAACTTAAATTATATAAATAATAAAGATAGTAAATATAGCTATCTTGATAGCTTAACTTCGATTTCACAAATTACTAGTTATTATGAAAATTTAATAAATGAAAATAATGAAATTAGTGATCAAATATATGCTGAAAAATTAACTAATTCAATGAATATTAGTATTAATCCCAAACTTGAATTAGCAAAATTAACTAATCATTTATCTTCTTTAAGCATTAATAAAAATAACATAAATTTATTTTTAGATATTAATTTAGGTAATGATAATTTAGAACAGTTGATTAAAGAAGATAAGTTATTTCTAACATTGGATGAACAAAACAAAAATAAATTATTGATAAGCTATAATTCGATTAATCCAGAAACAAAATCTGAAATACAAGTGTCAAAAAGTTTAATTTTTACTAATGATGTTGGTTCAATAATTAGTGATACCATAAACGAAATAACTTCAAAAACCCTTGATGATTATTTTGAATATGATTCAAGTAAATTTGTTTCTCTTGATAAAAAGAATATTAATATAAAATGATTTAAACCAAAAAATAAACTAATTAATAACTTTTTTACTTTAGAAATAAAAGACAATGATTTTAGTTATGTAAGTAAACTTGGTAAGAAATATCTTGTTGTAAATTCACAATTAAAGTGAAATGATCAAATTTTGAGCGAAATCAAATTAACTTCTAAAGAAATAATTTACGAAAAATCACTCGATCCAATTGATTTAAACTTAACAGCAAGTAATTACTATAATCAAACTAGTTACTCTTTAAATGAATATCAAAAAGTCAATTTTTCACTTTTTAAGGAAATTTATGATAGTAATTTAAGTGTTTTTGGTGTTTTGGATAATAATGACAACTATTTTAACTTTCCTAAAAATTTAACCGACCCTAATCCTAAAGGTTTTGATAGAGTAAAAGTTATAAGAAATATTTTAACTAATTTAATAGATTTTAACCATGAAAAATATAAATTAAACAAACTTTATAACTATTCAATCGATAATGAAAAAGGATTTATATTTGCTGAATATGAATTTACTGATAAGTTAACTAACGAGATATTTTATGCAAACTATTATTTTAGTAATTTATCAATAGCTAATTCAAAACAAGATTTAGAAGATTTTAACTTTATTCAAGGTATTTTCGAACAAACTAAAAATGGAACAAATCATTCTAATAAAACAACTAATTCTAATATTTGAAAAGAGTTAAATATTCTTGATAAGACAGTAACTCATAGTAATTTTATCGCTTCGGAGTATAAGAAAGTATTTAATGAAGTTTATCACTTACCTAAAAAAGGAAGGTATTCAATTGTTTTAGTTGATGATATTGATAATAATTATTCAAATATTAACGGTTGAGCTAAATTTAAAATTGGTATTGCAAAAGACAATCAATTAATTAATGATCCGAATTTACAAACAAGTATTTATTTGAATTTTTTCAAACCAGTTACTTTTAATGATTATCTACCACATGATTCCAACCTTACTGTAGCTGATTTTTCAAATTTAAATAGAGAAAAAGAATTTGAAAAAAATGCCTATTTAGCTGAAGTGAATAAAATTAATTCACGCAATTTTACACTTAAAAAAATGGATGGTTATTCAGTAATTGATTTAGATTTATTAGATTACGAAAAATCGTATTCTCAATTAAATTATTTATTACAAATTGGTGTAAGTTCTACTACCCAAAATGATAATTCTTTTGGGGGAGATTTTAATAATAGTGAAAAAAACTCACCAAATATACAAGACAGCTTTATAAATAAGGAATATAACATATTTAATCCTATAGATTTAGAATCACAAATTAGTAACGAAAAACTAAATGAAATTAAAAATAAATTTTTCATTTACTATGTAGATGTAGTTACTTCTTCATCAATTAGATTTGCTGAAAAAGATAAAGTCACTTTTAAGTTAGGATTTATAAATAAAGAAGATCCTACATATAGGTTTGTTTCAGAAACTAATATTACTTTATTCAATCTTAAAAATGAATTAAAAGAAGAATTTTATCCTAAAGTTGCAATAAATAATATTCCTAGTAATTTTGTTTCATTGCAAGAAAATTCATTTGGAATTAAAATTAAAGCTAGTTCATATAAAGAGCAATTTGATAATCAAAATCAAATTCTACAAAAAATTATTGTTAATGATAATCTTGTTTATTCACCATTAACTGGCGTAGTTAGATTTAAGGCAAATTCTCATGTTGGTTCATGAAAATTACTTAGAAAAGAAAATTTCTCGGTTGCTGAAATAATTGAAGTTGATGATTTTAATGGTACTGCATTAGTTAAATTAAAATACATTGACCCAGAATTTAATTACGAAGTTATTAGCGATGTATTATATCTAGTTGAAGGCTTTGAAAAAGATAAAAATGCAACTCAGATTGACAAATCAGATAAAATTTCTTATATTGATTCAGTAATGCAGCAAAATAATTTAAAACAAATCATTGCACCAAATAATCTAGTAATGCGTAAACGTGAAGTTGAAATGAATTTAAATGATGCTCTTTGAGAAATTAGTCAAAATAATGCTAGTTGAAAATTAAAAAGTAAATACTATAATGACATACTCAACAATCCAAACAACACTAATAAGAAAATTATCTTAACTTTATTTGCAGGAAACGCTTCATGAGATCCAAATAGGTTTAACCGTCTTACTGGACAAGATGCTAGAAAAATAGTAATTGACTTCGAACAATTAAAAAGCGATGGTAAAATAACTTATCAAATCGATGATAATGTTACTTATAAAAATTCAAATGTTAACATTGATCTGAATAGCACTGTAACTTATACTCTGAATGTAACTTTAGAAAGTTTAGGAATTAAATTTGATTTAGAGTTAAATGATAAAAACCAAAAAATCATTACTGAGGATATTGTTAAAAACCTTAATGCACATGCATTTGAACGGATTGAGGCAACACAAGATAATATTTTTGATAATTCAAGAGCTTTTTATGTAGATAATTACGCAGCCAAAATTGCTATTTATTATGAAAATAATGAAATTTTTGAACATTTTACCCAAAATCCAACAAACTTATTTAGTTACAAGAAAATGACTTACAATCAGGAAAATACACCTATTATTTGATATGATCAAAAAAATTTAGATGATCTATTTGAATATAACCCAAATCAAAATGTTATTTTTAACTTAAATAATGGTTACAAATTCAATACAGAAATTATTAATTTTGCTAATAAAAATAATAGTTCTATTAAAAACTTAATGGCCCGCTCAGTTGCATTCAACAGAGGTGGAGCATCAATGTTAGCTAAAGTAAATGAAGATCCTGATGATGGAAAATTCTATCTAATTACAAACAATCACGTTATTGGTATTTCATCAAACGTTAACGACTCGCCATCAAATAAACCAACTAATTTATTGATTACTCGCAGTGGATTTAATTATGCAAATAATGTTGATGCTGGTTTTGGGTACTGAAGTGGTCTTTATGCCGATACTACTAACGCCACTGTGGTATGAACTGGAAAAAACGTAACTGATCAAAAAAATAATGATGGAGTTTCTAAAGCTGCTGATGCTGATATAACAATTTTCACTATTGACATTAATGAACTTATAGAAAAATTTTATAGAAACGGACGTATCGAAAGTGCTCTTTGATATGAAAATTGAAAAAAATTAGAAGGTGTAAAACTTTCTAAAAGAAAATATCAGTTGTATACTGCAAATATTGATCGTAAACTTTCGTTAATAAATAACCATGTCGATCAACTTTTATGAAATGGATTCCCATATGGTAAGCAAAGTGGTTATATAATTAATCGCCATGATCCATTAAATGATACAGGTTCAAATTTCTCTAAACAAGGTAAGTTTATGCCCACATATTACAATGCAGGTAATTCTGGAACCGGAGTGTTTGATCAAAATAATTTTTATATCACTACTATTAATTCTGGTGCACCATTAAAATTCTTACACGCACCTAATTACTACACTAATAATGTCAATTATTTAGGTATTTCAAATAGTTTTGATGAATTATTAGATTTACCAAATACTGGAAGTTTTGCTCATAATGTTATTAAAAATATGATGGCTAAGCCACATGAATTTGAATTGCCTTGATTTATTAAAAATAATTAA
- the deoD gene encoding purine-nucleoside phosphorylase, producing the protein MTPHISAKKEDIAKTVIMPGDPLRAEFIAQKFLDPGYKKVNVVRNMFMFTGTYKGKPITIAGSGMGCPSIGIYSYELFKFYDVDTIVRIGSAGSYKADLGLYEVVLASEAIADGTAYRKLVLGKDELIAKPSIELNDEIKQIASKLNINLHVDRIHSSDVFYSSVPLEERINTTKASCVEMESYALFTNAEKLGKKAACLLTISDNLITNELTTAEQRQTAFTKMMEIALNLAK; encoded by the coding sequence ATGACACCACACATTAGTGCCAAAAAAGAAGATATTGCAAAAACAGTTATTATGCCCGGAGATCCACTTAGAGCTGAATTTATTGCTCAAAAATTCTTAGACCCAGGATACAAAAAGGTAAACGTAGTTAGAAATATGTTTATGTTCACCGGTACATACAAAGGAAAACCAATTACTATTGCTGGTAGTGGTATGGGATGTCCTTCAATAGGAATTTACTCATATGAATTATTTAAATTTTATGATGTAGACACAATTGTAAGAATTGGTTCAGCTGGTTCATATAAAGCTGATTTAGGTTTATATGAAGTTGTTCTAGCTAGTGAAGCTATTGCTGATGGAACCGCTTATAGAAAATTAGTTCTAGGTAAAGACGAATTAATTGCTAAACCTTCTATAGAACTAAATGATGAAATCAAACAAATTGCTTCAAAATTAAATATTAATTTACATGTTGATAGAATTCACTCTTCGGACGTATTCTACAGTTCAGTTCCACTTGAAGAAAGAATTAATACAACAAAAGCAAGTTGTGTTGAAATGGAATCATATGCTTTATTTACAAATGCTGAAAAATTAGGTAAAAAAGCAGCTTGTTTATTAACTATTAGTGATAATTTAATTACTAACGAATTAACTACTGCTGAACAACGTCAAACAGCATTTACAAAAATGATGGAGATTGCTCTTAACTTAGCAAAATAA
- a CDS encoding pyrimidine-nucleoside phosphorylase — translation MRAVDLIEKKRHGLNLNKSEIEFLIGSYVKNEIPDYQISAFLMAVMFNGMNTEEIATFTKVMMNSGKVMDLSEIPGIKVDKHSTGGVGDKTTLAVAPIVAACGAPVAKMSGRGLGHTGGTIDKLESIPGFTVELSEKDFIKQVKEHNIAVIGQSNELVPADKKIYALRDVTATVESIPLIASSIMSKKLATGSNAILLDVKCGNGAFMKDLESARELARTMINIGKELNVDVRAEITNMSRPIGREIGNKNEVLEAIWTLQGKAPEDFKELVYSSCATILEQAKIVKTHEEGIQKVEQVIKNGSALEKFYEFIELQNGDVNALKDPKFWNPKYSLEIKSDEDGYMEIFDSLIVGITAMKLGAGRARKEDFIDNEAGITINKKTNESVKRGDVLFTLYSSNPINTELISELKKGYRINKEKVENKIILDRLK, via the coding sequence ATGAGAGCTGTTGATTTAATCGAAAAGAAAAGACATGGTCTTAATCTTAATAAATCAGAAATTGAATTTTTAATTGGCTCATATGTTAAAAATGAAATTCCTGATTATCAAATTTCAGCATTTTTAATGGCTGTTATGTTTAATGGGATGAATACCGAAGAGATCGCAACTTTTACAAAGGTCATGATGAATTCTGGTAAAGTTATGGATCTTTCTGAAATTCCTGGAATTAAAGTAGATAAACACTCAACGGGTGGAGTTGGTGATAAAACAACTTTAGCGGTTGCACCAATTGTTGCTGCATGTGGCGCACCAGTAGCAAAAATGAGCGGACGTGGTTTAGGTCATACCGGTGGAACAATTGATAAATTAGAATCAATCCCTGGTTTTACTGTTGAACTTAGTGAAAAAGATTTTATAAAACAAGTTAAAGAACATAATATCGCTGTGATTGGTCAATCAAATGAATTAGTTCCGGCTGATAAAAAAATTTATGCATTACGTGATGTAACCGCAACAGTTGAATCTATTCCGCTTATCGCTTCTTCAATTATGTCTAAAAAACTTGCTACAGGTTCGAATGCAATTTTACTTGATGTAAAATGTGGTAATGGCGCTTTTATGAAAGACTTAGAAAGCGCTCGTGAACTTGCAAGAACAATGATTAACATTGGTAAAGAGTTAAACGTAGATGTAAGAGCCGAAATTACAAATATGTCTAGACCAATTGGCCGTGAAATCGGAAATAAAAACGAAGTTCTTGAAGCTATTTGAACTTTACAAGGAAAAGCACCAGAAGATTTCAAAGAACTTGTTTACTCTTCATGTGCAACAATTCTAGAACAAGCTAAAATAGTTAAAACACATGAAGAAGGAATTCAAAAAGTTGAACAAGTTATCAAAAATGGTTCAGCTTTAGAAAAATTCTATGAATTTATAGAACTTCAAAATGGTGATGTTAATGCACTTAAAGATCCAAAATTCTGAAATCCTAAATATTCGTTAGAAATAAAATCTGATGAAGATGGATACATGGAAATTTTTGACTCATTAATAGTTGGAATTACAGCTATGAAACTTGGTGCTGGTAGAGCTAGAAAAGAAGATTTCATCGATAATGAAGCTGGAATTACAATTAATAAAAAAACAAATGAATCAGTTAAAAGAGGAGATGTTTTATTCACACTTTACTCTTCAAATCCAATTAACACTGAATTAATTAGTGAGCTTAAAAAAGGATATAGAATCAACAAGGAAAAAGTTGAGAATAAAATTATTCTTGATAGATTAAAATAG
- the deoC gene encoding deoxyribose-phosphate aldolase, translating into MNYNKMIDHTFLKAEATTKEIDKLIAEAIKYDFKTVCVNSSWVKYCKDKLKGTEIGITSVVGFPLGAMITQAKAHETKLAIDHGADEIDMVINVGRFKQGDDEYVLNDIKAVKAACGSKVLKVIIETALLTTEEIKRATEIVMKSGAEFIKTSTGFSYRGATLEDVQTMKSVCGDKLLIKAAGGISNMDDLINMYNAGATRFGTSRSVSIIEGKESKGGY; encoded by the coding sequence ATGAATTACAATAAAATGATTGACCATACATTTTTAAAAGCTGAAGCTACAACTAAAGAAATTGATAAACTAATTGCTGAAGCTATTAAGTATGATTTTAAAACTGTATGCGTGAACTCTTCATGAGTAAAATACTGTAAAGATAAATTAAAAGGAACTGAAATTGGTATTACTTCAGTTGTTGGTTTCCCTCTTGGAGCAATGATCACTCAAGCTAAAGCGCATGAAACTAAATTAGCAATTGATCATGGTGCTGATGAAATTGATATGGTTATTAACGTAGGTCGTTTTAAACAAGGGGATGATGAATATGTTTTAAATGACATTAAAGCGGTTAAAGCTGCTTGTGGTTCAAAAGTATTGAAAGTTATTATCGAAACTGCTCTTTTAACAACAGAAGAAATTAAAAGAGCTACGGAAATTGTTATGAAATCTGGTGCTGAGTTTATCAAAACATCAACGGGATTTTCATATAGAGGGGCAACTTTAGAGGATGTTCAAACTATGAAATCTGTTTGTGGTGATAAATTATTAATTAAAGCTGCTGGTGGAATTTCAAACATGGATGACTTAATTAATATGTACAATGCTGGAGCTACAAGATTTGGTACAAGCCGTTCTGTTTCCATTATCGAAGGAAAAGAAAGTAAAGGTGGATACTAA
- a CDS encoding endonuclease has translation MKKVKNKLLLIGSILSSTTLLAVSASCVNNKEDIKPEQPKVEAPGTTPETPSNPEKNNGENSDSDKNVEVPSNYIYDKSTKALEYYAPLEGLTGEELFKALVKLQWSKANDTSKNYGSLPSFYNNTIAFKDLYYENDKTILDVYSENPSGIDPYTFSIYETTGGANEGDGTNREHVIPQSWFNRLEPIRSDAQFVWPTDIKVNNIRGNYPHGEVVKVSKTSQNGSKLGTNSNGKYVFEPIDEFKGDIARCYLYFAITYAEQNIYISNDVFSNNTISHLTDEYLKLYLKWNNNDPVDSFDINRNNQIYNIYRAVRNPFIDYPELEKCLFQGEKFTNKGLLIALNK, from the coding sequence ATGAAAAAAGTAAAAAATAAATTATTATTAATTGGTTCAATTTTATCTTCAACTACACTTCTAGCTGTCTCAGCTTCTTGTGTAAATAATAAAGAAGACATTAAACCTGAACAACCAAAAGTTGAAGCACCAGGAACTACTCCCGAAACTCCATCAAACCCTGAAAAAAATAATGGTGAAAATTCTGATTCAGATAAAAATGTTGAAGTTCCTTCAAATTATATTTATGACAAAAGTACAAAAGCTTTAGAATATTACGCTCCACTAGAAGGATTAACGGGCGAAGAATTATTCAAAGCTTTAGTTAAATTACAATGAAGCAAAGCAAATGATACAAGTAAAAATTACGGAAGTTTACCATCATTTTATAATAACACAATTGCTTTTAAAGATTTATACTACGAAAATGATAAAACCATTTTAGATGTTTATAGCGAAAATCCTAGTGGCATTGATCCTTATACTTTTAGTATTTATGAAACAACTGGTGGCGCTAATGAAGGTGATGGTACAAACCGTGAACATGTTATACCACAATCGTGATTCAATAGATTAGAACCGATTCGTTCTGATGCTCAATTTGTTTGACCAACTGACATTAAAGTAAATAATATTAGAGGTAATTATCCTCATGGTGAGGTTGTTAAAGTATCTAAAACATCCCAAAATGGTTCAAAATTAGGTACTAATTCTAACGGAAAATATGTTTTTGAGCCTATTGATGAATTTAAGGGTGATATTGCTAGATGTTATTTATATTTTGCAATAACTTACGCTGAACAAAATATTTATATCTCTAATGATGTATTCTCAAATAATACTATTTCACATTTAACTGACGAATATCTTAAACTTTATTTAAAATGAAATAACAATGATCCAGTAGATTCATTTGATATTAACAGAAATAATCAAATTTATAATATTTATCGGGCTGTTAGAAATCCATTTATTGATTACCCAGAGCTAGAAAAATGCTTATTTCAAGGTGAAAAATTCACAAATAAAGGACTTTTAATAGCATTGAATAAATAA